The genome window aataaaatataggttttttttaataattttttttctgtatattacacacacacatattagtAATTGGTGTTATGGTTCcccaatatattttattttttttactctttTATTCTCAATTTCTGCATATTTTTGGGAAAACAAGTGTGATCATTAgatgtatatatgaatatgataTTGTAGTTCAtatgaaattttgttttaaaccAACTCTGAATTATCATCTGGGTGAAAAAATTTGGCCCCCATTAGATTTACCCACTGGGACCTTGGTCCATTAGGTTAATATTGAAAGGGTTTCTGTCCCTGTGATGTAATCCCAATGCGTGGAAGACTTGATTATCGGAATAATACTAAATTATTAAAGTGGTTCTCTTCTTGGGTTGCAATCCATATTCTGTCTCCATTCTGGAAACCCCGGGGGCGTGGGATTTTTTGcatataaaaattttgttatatgtCATATATCCCTTGTTTCACATTCTGTCCTGCATTAGCTTTTGAGAAGGACATCTTGTAGAAATGatgaaattttaaatgaaactaTGAATTGATGAACTTGGGTGTAGTAACGATACAATTGGGTATATTGTATGCAAAAATTCAGGGTTTCTCAACCGGAAGGGAGATAAAATATGGATCGCAACCATGAAAGAGACTTACTCTGATATTTAATCAAGTCCAAATCATGTGGTGACACAGCACAGCATAAACCCCAATATTTAACATAATGGACCAAGACCCGTAATTGCTCGGCCTTATTATAAGCTACCTGTATATTAAAAACAACTAGCCCCCAGTGTTGCAAGTTCCGGCACATTATTTATTAAGTTTTAGCTTCAGCTTTCTATACTCTTCTTTGCTCGGAAACTTGTAGATTTGGCTCTAGCTTGTCGCTGTTCCTCCTTTTGAATGCTTGTTCTTTATGTGCATTGTTAATCTTTCCTCACACACACAATCTATGATTTCGAAAGTCAACCCACTTTTGTCCTTCTGATCAAGTCTAAATACACTACTTTCTAAcaatttaatatgatatttttaagtTACAGCATTGCTGTTGCCCACATAACCACATTGCAAGTACCATATCTCCAAAATTTGAGCTCGCTTGCAAAACTGGACTTGTGAACATCATTATATGATCTTCCCTTGCACATGATTTATTTACTCGATACACTTTTAGTTCCTTTTCTGTTGGTTTTCTTATGTCCGTTGGTTTTTCGGCATTCACATGTCTTCTATTCATTTTGTACCTGCTTTTTCTAGCAACATATGTACCACCATAACTCCCATATGGCGTATATCCGTATGAAGCATACATACAGTCTTAGTTCACATCTTTTAGCAAGTCATTCTCTTTTTCAAGTCCTTCGTCCTTGTGGTGTTGTTAAAAGCGCGCATATGCGCGCGCATAAGCGAGAAGCGCATCGAAGCGCATCGCTTTGTATATGCGATGCGAGTTCAATGATGCGAGCGCATTtctgtgcttcttgggattaaGCGAGATGCGCAAAGCGCAAAAAAAGCGCGCTTTTGTGTAATAGTTGACTAGGCCGTTGACTGGCTTGACTGGGCCGTTGACTAAGCTCTTTAAATAGACATGGTCATAAAAAGACCCTAAAAACACTACCTAGCATCCGAGAAACAAACATACCTTTTCCTCTGGACTCTCTCTTATAATTATCTCTTTTAATTATACCTTTTTTCTTGTTCTGAACTCTCTCTCTTAATTACATAGGAACATACATATACCTCATCTTCTTATTcttttacacacacacatgtatatacatatagatATGTAGCATATAcataagatatatacatatatatacataggatacatatatatatacatgcatatacatAGGATATATATCATTGAGaatgatgaagaagaaattgaatttgttaaagatccaaatcaaaatagtgaagaagatgattttgtgaatattgatgaagatgaagaagatgattagTGGTTTAGTGGATAACTTCGCATTTCTTTGCCACTGTGCCTTTAAACTATTCCAGGCTTTGAATTTTTAGGTATTATGGTTGCATTATCATTTTTGATGACTGACTTTTGcctattaatgttttattatctataagtatataatgttttataatatatattgtctatatatgtatattttacatGTCTTCGATGAATCCGCGCTTTGCGCATTGCGCGTTGCGCTTATGCCCTGTGAGGCCTTTGCGCTTCGGTGCGCATATCGCGTTTAATAACACGGGTTATGAGCATATACAATGTACAAGCACACACACAGTCTTGGTGCACATTTTTCAGCCAGTCATTGTTTTTTCCTTTAATTCTTATTATCGAATGgtttaaaaattgtttctgtgtgCTTTATTCTGTTTTGGTGTAGCAACTCTAATCTACAAATTAAAAGTTGCTCAACACAACCATTCTTGGGGGTCTGGTTTATTCCTCCTATGTGTTTGAGACATGTTATGAATACCAGTGTTTCATTTAACAGGAAGCGCCTGTTTAGCCTCATTAATGATCTGCCAACTGTCTTTGAAGTCGTAACAGAAAGAAAACCAATTAACAAGCCTAGTGTCGACACTGGAAGCAAGTCCAGGATTAGTAGCACAAaggttaaaaaatttcattttcttaGTCCATTATTTCTTGACTACTTACAAGAGAAGCTTAGTCGACGTTCATGTGTTGCAGAGATCAAGTGAGGGACAGGCGAAAAGCAATCAAAGATTAAATGATGAGAGTTATGCTGAGGAAGACGATGAGCATGGAGAAACATTTTGTGGCAGCTGTGGAGGAAATTACAGTGCGGATGAGTTTTGGATTGGCTGCGACATTTGTGAAAGATGGTACCATGGGAAATGTGTAAAAATAACTCCAGTAAAGGCAGAAAGCATCAAGCAATACAAGTGCCCTGCTTGCAGCACAAAGAAGGGAAGGCAGTAAGGACTAGATGACAACTTGTTGAAGGCCTTAACCTCTCATATCTGCAGCAGCTGACAGCATCGCACAACAGAATTATATAGCTAGTAGTTTATGTTTCTTGGTTGTACTTTCCCTGATTATTGTGTTAATCCCGTTGCCAACTTACCATgccttttcttttttaaaatgtttttgaatCAAGTAGCTTATGTTTTCAATCCCCGATATTAAATTTCTGGTAAAGTTTGTTACTTGGTTTTCAACTCCAGGTTTGGGGTTTTTATTTGTGGCCCGTAAAGGTGCAGCGGTTTATATTGCTTGCAGTTGGTATACTTGATTCAGGTCTGCCGTGTGCATATAATTTGCATAAAGAGTGATGCTAGGTGTACAAAAAAGGATAAAGAAATATGCATAGAATGATTTGGATTTCATTATCATTCTTATttcatgatattttattatcaacattcttcttttcttttaattttgtgctctgttttgcttttttttcttttcttgagtTTTTGTTTTATACTTTTTGCTTTACACatagtttatatatttaatcatttttttgacattttgtTATATAAACAAACATATTTGTAGTTTTGTACTATACTTCTAATATCTGTTtttcattatcatatatttagtaTATTTGTATTATTATCCTTATAATTTGATATCTTTTCCTTCTATTAGATAACTTATTTGCCATACTTTTGTACTATACTTGtttattcaaaaatcaaaatattcaatATCTTAACTTAAAAAGCAATAAGTGTCTATATGTTGAAAATGCATGCCTAAAGGAGGTAAATAGGTGTTATGACTACCTGACtctttataagttaccgaataattaaaaCTGTCGAGATAACTGATGGGGATGTACATGGAATTATCACATGTTTTTTATGTGCGTAGGTCAGTTGTGACGCTACTATTTTCAAGATTGTTCGTGTCGACTAAATTGCTCAAAAAACTTTTGTAATCATATTAGTTgtcaagaatatttatattctgtTTGTTAAACAATCTGAAAATAGAATGACAAGTTATTTAGTTCATCTTATTTTTCAATCAGGTTGCATTATCAGTTCGGGAATTTGTCCTGACTGTGTTTGAGGGTTTTAATGAAtgcattttctcaaaaaaaaaactgtgaAGATAACttgctactccctccatcccattttaagtgtctattttacaaatttcacacatattaagaaacaaTCAATGTAATGTTTTGATCATCATCTTCCCACAACTAATCAGCTAGTTAGGAATACAAAGAATCTTATCCTACTTCGAGCCCTATCTCTAATGGTCTACTGGTATTTTACCAAATTGGTTAgagaatttattattaattaataaaatgttacAATTATGAGATTCAACAATATATCTTCTTTCAACTCTTGTTCCTGTTATGAGCTTGCTAAAACCCGTGAATCTCGAACCAAAAACTCtccaagattttttttttttttttttttttgctaaataaaactCTCCAAGACTTATACTATTCTAAGTAAACTCTTCTTTAGTCAACTAGTTCCATGTTCCTTTTTCCCACAAGCTGGGTACACATCAACAAACAAACTACATCTTGAACAATACAGTGTAGGTGAAGAATACAATTTAAACTATGaactttatataaaatatgcgATTAGATGTACTAAGTTCAATACAAATTTTGCAAAGAAATGTAATTGTATTTTCTAGAAAACTTGGTGTGTTTTCTTGCAAGTCTATTTTACTCAAAGCACacactcaaatatatatataacactcCAATGACCAAATAATCCAACAAATCAAATGTTCTTGATTCAAATGATCTCAcgtaaatttgattttattttaaacattaGAACATCATACACGTACTGAGTAAAACATCCAAATAATCCAACAAATCAAATGTTCTTGATTCAAATGATCTCAcgtaaatttgattttattttaaacattaGAACATCATACACGTACTGAGTAAAACATATGAACATTCTGATATAAACCCAGTAAAACAATCTGATTGTTGTAAGTGCAACAAATCAGTTTTAATATAAGTAGGATAGTTGGATAAGATAAGTTTGTTTGGCATCCAAATAATTTAGGAAAATGATTTTGAAATCTTCTTTTATGTAAAACTCGAattctaataaatatatactgcatataattatattagaatccttacgcATGTTGATCTCCCAAAATAATTtccttgaaattattttaaaaaataatattaaattgattatgaATAATGATCTGATTAATCACTCCAGTTAATCTCCGATTATCTGATTAATCGCGGGAAGTTGCCTTCAACCACTAAATCtcattcccgctttttacaacactcgTTGATGTACATAAATATGtaaagaatatatttattctGATACATAACAAGTTACTAATTTTATATGTTACTTTATACatgttaaaaataagaattttcattccagcaaaaataaaaatatattatttaattatttataagtaaaaatatgaaaaatgtttTACTaagatattcaaatatttcctttttattattccaattatcaaaatattgttataacccacacaaaattcacaaaacaatatataatttggtgacaatttaaacaataaacaagaatcatatcaaacttaaaaaaaatactcataTTTGATACAGAATATCAAAAACTTCAATcttatttcatatataaatgttatatataaatatacttattatataattttgatttttgtaaaataataagatCTACCCATTCTATTCATTTTACAAAGTTGTACCTAATAATCACaataacttttttatatttattatatcacAAGATATAATAATTTAGAATCATATGTAACATTTTCAAAATTAGACATAGAATCCTAATTCTCTGATTTTGATATTGCAACTAATTTAAGAAATgatatattatcataataaaagaaagagaaagaataaGCATgtgattatttttcttttattattatatatatgatatattgatCAATATATCAAATACAACTATTGACTAATAAGCATGATCgagaagtttaaaataaataacatagtGGAGAAGTCTAGTAGAGCACGGCGTCTTATTCAAATCCATCTATGTATCGGTTCTACACATGCCTCATAATCTTTTTCAATAATGCTGTGATGAAATAATAGGAATAGATTATTTATGTAGTATTactttgaatttaaatatactCTTTTCGTCCATTTACTTTTATATAAAGTtttcttaattattatatatatattataatttttataaaatataattatatattttgtttttaaatttaattttatttttgaataaaattttaaacgttatattttcattcacaaaaagttactccctctgtcccatttaattgtatacgttttttttcaactgctcgacacgcatttcaatgctcttataaaatatagttccgtaacttatttttgagattttctttttctgaataaaaatatgacatccaaactttaatttagaaaaagaaaattttaaaaataaattacacaactacactttacaggagcattaaagtcccccaatgtatacaactcagggggacggagggagtatagtttaaaatattttgtaaattctaaaagtattaaaatacaTACGGATTTCTATCTTGCACGCCTataaacggagggagtataaaattatCAGAGTCGTTTTGTTCTACTGGTTTTCAGTACTTACCGGTGAACGAAAACACAGCAAGTCACAACTAACAacaaaaattctaaaataatcGGTGGTGATTTATTTATGAGCCAACTATCTAGGGAATCATATATTAGGAGGAACAGTACAAAACGTGCAAAATTTTGATTAAAGTAAACGCATGTTAACGGGACAAGCATTGACCTTTCATTTAAATAACGACGCATTGATCGGGTGACGAAAAAGTATCTAATTACTTTGATTTTTGATGCCAGGGCACAACACGCGAACATAtgtgcattatatatataaaagtattgTATAATTTACGTCGTTGATAGGTGGATACGCGTCTAGCATAGTAGCATTTTCCAATATattcgaattttaaaaaatattatatatatatatataaatgggtTTGATCATTATTGTctttttttatgatttactACATTTGGAAAAACATAAACTTTTTGACAAATTcttaacttaaatatattttgactggCTGATTAAATTCATAAACTCTATTTTAATAACtgattgtaaaaaaaaatttacctGAAACATAAaaagtttgaaattttgaatcaaATATCAACTTGGGCATTTTTTTGGAAATAAACGTATTTGTTTTCACAAAATTGAATCAATAATTAGTACATCAGAAAAAGTGTTACCGTTAAATTTTGAATCAAATCTCAAATGAGtcattttttttacaataaatatacttatttttattaaataaaatcaataattaataCATCACAAATAATTTCGAGAACAATATCAACCCTTTTCTGAGAACTTGACATGCAACGTACATCCCTtgctaaaatataatttacCCATTTATTGCACAATTATAAACAAACTTCACTTGCACATTATCAAGGTCTCAACATAATCTAAGACAATTGTACGAAGAAATGAACGTCCCTGGACTCCTGTACACGCATGAGTAAGCATTTTAACATCCGTAAAAACACATTTTTCAAAGCCTAATTCTTTGATTCATGATAATGCCTCTTTCAAGCTTACCGCTTTCATCTCGCGTTTGCATATCTGCTGAAATTTTTTGTGCTCTagctcaaatttatttttatgataacatCACAAAAATTTGGGTTAGTGAATGTAAAAAGGTTGTGTACTTTGAACCATTAAATACCACATCTCTGTTAATTATTGCATATTTGATTAAAGAATGAGGAATAATTCAATCTTATAAGAATATCTTaaattatacatataactaGAACAAATAACTATAAGAATATATCTGCCCGTTTTGGGAGTCGACGCCCGTAATTAGGGTTCCAGCCACGATTTTCTCCATCTTCTAAATCTTCATCTCTTCACTGATTAAGTCATTTTCGCTCTCTCATCCTCTATTATGTATCTTCTCCACCAAGATCTGTGAGATCTTGTTGAGTATCTTATTATCAAGGTTGTTAATCATACCCATATTTTTGGAATGTTAGTAAGTCATATTTTGAGTTTTGTGTGTTTTCGTATCGTCGTCGGAGGTTTATCTAAAAAGGATTTATACGGTATTCTGGGTGATCTATAAGACTCGCATCAATTCCGAAACGGCGGTGTATATTGCAAAAACTCACATTTTGCaacaaaaatttgttcataTGTTGGGAGTATTTGTTGCTCCAATATCAGTTGATATAAATGATAGTTCAGAACAATGGGCTATAGATGATGCTTAttgaaggtcaattgcgatgctaCTAATTTCATaatgatgtaggttggattgctcgatatgtcattgtaatactttttagatgTAACAATTTGAATAATCTATGTGTTAAGCCATGAAAAGAaaacggctatttgtttagctcgttctttgtttcacaatcagattgtagttgacagttcgAGGATTTGTCCTGGCTGGGTTGCGATGAGTGATTTctgttaataaaattatttgtttgtcaaaaaaaaaaaaacaacaatctAGATCAACAAGGTTGATATGTCAACCTCTCGTCTGATGATCAAAATACTAGGTactctaaaaattattttcaattttttcttcaCATCTTAGTTGGCAGATATTTGATTGGTTCCACGCACATTAACAATGATGAGACTCCTATATCTATATAAACTatccaattaaaaataatcatttagGGTTATCAAATATACctttttataagttttttaaataattttatcatcTTCTAAAAATAATTGTGAAAATATCTTTCGACTGAATGGAACTttcatatttttacaaaataatatattcacaACCAAATCAATGAAATGCAACTAAATATATTCAACCAATATAATTAATACCTGCCCAATATCCTacactttaatctagttaaagAATTTATCTCAAATGGACAATCAACCATTGGAAATGCTCTCATATCATAGAGAGTAATGTTAGGTGCACATAATTAGGTTcaaaaaatttgtacataatgacatgataATCGAGGTGAAATGTTtattccaattaaaatccacctcATATTGtcatatacaaaattttgtaaataattacgTGCACCAAGCATTATCTTATCATAAAATTTATGAGCACATGAAATTAGAACTAATGATTGCATGCTCATAAGACAGCGTGTCATTGCAATAATGGCATTCAGCTTCCTTAGATTTCCTTTTGATCATGGATGCATTAATATTCAACGAACATGCACACAAGAGCGGGAGCTAGAAGAGTTAAATTGTTGTATCTTATATTCTTATTGCTAGAAAATTACTGTATGTGTTTACATTTATGGTGGTCGATCATGTACGTGCAATAATTTACTATACTTCGAAATATACATTATTGTGAAAAATCAATCATCTCAACTAGTCCATCAGTTGCGAGATTTGAGCGAGTCCACCTGAGATTTGCCCTGGGGACCTCTCGTCCTTATGAACAGCCTGTACTCATCAAAACTCATGGCCATGTACATCGCGGGTCTCTCCGATGTGACCAGCTCCTTCACCGGCTCTATCGGCAAATCGCTCTTCGGATTGTAGAAAAATGCGAGGGAGATCCGCTCAATGTTTGAATTCACGATCACTCTGTGCTCTACGCTCTTGTAAATCGCATTGCTTAGAACCTGAGCACCATCATGCACAAaggttataattaattatatatttgtgtgtatatatatatatatatccaaatgAGAACatgcataaaaaaaaattgcaagcaAAACATCATAATTAAGAGaccaataatatatttgatatttgcgCGGTTCAATTTACCATAGTTTctttattttgaatatgatgTTAATTACTGAATCCTTTGAGTgtacaattaaaattattattttctaatttttcaataaaaatatatggttCGTATTATAAGTCAGAAgacaaaattttttaaaaataacaatttaacTAAATGATCAAACGACttagaaatatatttcaaaaaatcacgcgacctatatttttaaaatctagggAGTAGTTCGAAGAAGTaccatatttaatttaatatacttTATCTAGGGTTTAGTATATTAAACTTTGAGATGCATGATCTAGAAAATCTAAGAAAAGGCCACCAGTCCGGCTCTTTAATTATACTTAACTATAAAGGCATAAATGGTTTTTCTCATCCATAAGCTGCGTACCTGAATTTTGACTCCACGAAGCTAGATTCAAAAACGTAAAAGGGGGaaataaacacgtgaaataattcacaaaaaaatattcgaataatttaaattaaagtgACCCCTCCATGTGGCCTATGCTTTAGGTTTGTAACTTCATGCCGAACCACTATCCATGAGGAAAATCTTAGACAAAACGAAGTAAGATTAATTAGTTACCTGGATCTGATCACCGATGTTGACAATAAAAGCATGA of Daucus carota subsp. sativus chromosome 3, DH1 v3.0, whole genome shotgun sequence contains these proteins:
- the LOC108215220 gene encoding PHD finger protein ALFIN-LIKE 1 isoform X2, whose protein sequence is MDIASNPHSVEEIFKDYNSRRNAIVRALTYDVDEFYSLCDPEKENLCLYGHPNETWEVTLPAEEVPPELPEPALGINFARDGMNRRDWLSLVAVHTDSWLLSVAYYFGARLNRNERKRLFSLINDLPTVFEVVTERKPINKPSVDTGSKSRISSTKRSSEGQAKSNQRLNDESYAEEDDEHGETFCGSCGGNYSADEFWIGCDICERWYHGKCVKITPVKAESIKQYKCPACSTKKGRQ